Genomic segment of Cytobacillus suaedae:
TAAATTTTCATCTCTGTTTAAATAGCGGGTTTCAATGAATCCTTCATTTGCAAGCCTTAAGAAAATTGGGAGATTCACCATCGCATCACCACACCAATCAGCTGTTAGTATTACAGCTTTTAACTGCCTTGTTTGAAGTGTATGTAAGAAATCAAGTTCCTCTTTATTGATCTGAACTTGAACATGATTATATACATTTAATAAATTTTCCTGATGTACGTTCATGCTTGAAATATAGGTATGGGCATTTAATCCTTTCTCAAACCATGAGTGTAAATTCTTCATTTCTTTTCCTCCTTATGGTAACCTCTGATTGTATCCCTTTTTTATCTAGAATTACATATAAAATAGCGTAAAATGATAATAACTTCTACTATTTTGTCTTCAAACGTGAGAAAATAGTAGGTATCTTTGAAAATATAGAGCAAACAACGGCTTCAGACAGAAAGGTGCTAATATGCTGAAAGATTTAAATTATACTTTACCCTATACAACATTTGATCGAGAAGAGTGGGCGAGCTTTGACACAACTTCTACGACAGCGCTTACAGAAACGGAAGTTAAGGACTTACAAGGAATTAATCGACAAATATCAATGGATGAAGTTACACACATTTATCGCCCATTGACACGTCTATTACACTTATATTCACTAGCAACGAAGGATCGTTACCAAATAACCACTTCGTTTCTTAATAATCGTATAAAAAAAGTCCCATTTATTATCGGAATTGCTGGAAGTGTAGCAGTTGGCAAAAGTACAACCGCCCGTTTACTTCAACATTTACTCTCCACATTTCCTGAACATCCTAAAGTAGAACTAGTTACTACGGACGGATTCCTTTATCCGAATCAAGTCCTTGAAGAGAGAGGAATCATGAATCGAAAGGGATTTCCTGAGAGTTATGATACAGGAAGGCTAATACAATTTTTAGCTGATTTAAAGACAGGTAAAAAAGAGGTAAAGGCACCTATCTATTCCCACTTAGAATACGATATTTTAAAAGGTGAGTTTCAACACGTTGTTGAACCAGATATTGTGATTGTTGAAGGAATCAATGTATTACAAGTTCAAACCAATAAGCCTAAAAAGTCACATTCACCGCTGTTTGTTTCTGATTTCTTTGATTTCTCAATCTACGTAGATGCAGATGAAGAGAATTTATTAGAATGGTACATTGATCGCTTCAAAATTTTACGAAATACAGCGTTTAGTAATCCTAAATCGTATTTTCATCGCCATGCTCATTTAACAGATGAAGAAGCTGTAAAATTTGCAACAGATATTTGGACAAATATTAACGGTAAGAATTTACGCCTAAATATCTTACCAACTCGTACTAGAGCAAATTTGATTCTAGAAAAAGGGACAAACCATTCAGTGTCCCGCATCAAATTAAGAACAATCTAACCCAACGTATTTTACAGAACCATATCTTGACTGGATATGGTTTTTTATATTGAAAAATTTTACAATTATAGATTAGTATATTATTAGAAAAGGAGTGATTACTATGTTTATCGTTAATGTAGAGGGTGCAGTTTTTAAGGGGGATAAATGGTTAATAATTAAACGTAGTGAAAAGGAAGAGCATGCTGGTGGAATGCTTTCCCTAGTAGGTGGGAAGGTAGATGTGGAAGGAAACTCTCAGGATATATTAGAGAGAACAGTTAAGCGGGAGATTCTTGAAGAAGTAGATATTGAAGTTAAAAATAAAGTAACGTATCTGCATAATACATCATTTGTAACAGATAATGGGGAGCATGTGATTAACATTGTATTCCTTTGTGAATATGCAAAAGGGGATGCGAAACCAAATTGCTCGGACGAGGTGTCAGACGTTTTATGGATGACCTATGATGAGGTAATGAATCATCCTGATATGCCAATTTGGCCAAAAGACAGTATAACTCATGCAGAGAACAGATTGAGAGAGCTAACATAAAAATGTTGGCTCTTTTTTTACACATAAATTACCTCTGGAAAATAAAGTATGATTAAAGAGATGAAGATGTTGTTTCATCTGTAGTGACAAAGGAGTGTCCGAAATGTATATACGAGTTGCTACACAGAAAGACCTTATTATCATAAGTAGTTATGAAAAGATAGTACAGGAAGAATCAACTGTAGGCTATTTAAAACATTACGATGACGTGCCGAATATTAAATCAAGCTTTGGAGGTAATAGTTATTATTTTGTTGCAATTCATCAGGGAAAATTACAAGGCTGGGTATTAGTTGGTGAAACTATTCATCCATTATTGAATGAACCAACAGGAATTATTTTAGAGCTTTATATTTTACCAACGAACAGAGGAAAGGGATATGGAAAAAGGTTGATGACGCATTCATTATCCTTCTTAAAACAAAGAGGTTTCAAAACAGCTCATTTAAACGTTTTTTCAGGAAACCCAGCTTATAATATGTACAAAGCCTTAGGTTTTTCGGATGTGTCAACTGCAATGGAAAAAAGACTAAATTAATTTATTAATCAATTAAAAAACCACCCCCATACCCAGAACATTCTTTTCGAAAGTTTTAACAGAAGCAAAAAAAGGGAAAACTCCTAGAAAAGAATGTTTTATGAGGTGGTTATATGAACATGCTACGTATTGATATTGATCAACTATTAGAAAACACTGCTTTTGACTATAAAGAAAAAGAGTATACTCCTGTTATTCGTAGAATTGACATTGATCAATTACTTGAGAGTGAAAGGGAAGTAGCTATAAAGAAAGCTATATCGTAGTTTGGTTCCAGTCTTTTATAATGTCTTTTACTTGCCTGCTATTATTGATATTAATGGCAAAATAGGTTATGTCTTTTACTTTCATTTCTCTAATTGGATGATGGCCAACATGATAAATATCAGCTAGAACAA
This window contains:
- a CDS encoding thioredoxin family protein; this encodes MKNLHSWFEKGLNAHTYISSMNVHQENLLNVYNHVQVQINKEELDFLHTLQTRQLKAVILTADWCGDAMVNLPIFLRLANEGFIETRYLNRDENLELMDQYLTNGTARSIPIIILLDKDGKEIGKWGPRAPYVQDLVSTLKEEVPAKESPNYEEAFKQFISTLTAQFATDEHLWNEVKKDLITFLKSVNV
- a CDS encoding type I pantothenate kinase, encoding MLKDLNYTLPYTTFDREEWASFDTTSTTALTETEVKDLQGINRQISMDEVTHIYRPLTRLLHLYSLATKDRYQITTSFLNNRIKKVPFIIGIAGSVAVGKSTTARLLQHLLSTFPEHPKVELVTTDGFLYPNQVLEERGIMNRKGFPESYDTGRLIQFLADLKTGKKEVKAPIYSHLEYDILKGEFQHVVEPDIVIVEGINVLQVQTNKPKKSHSPLFVSDFFDFSIYVDADEENLLEWYIDRFKILRNTAFSNPKSYFHRHAHLTDEEAVKFATDIWTNINGKNLRLNILPTRTRANLILEKGTNHSVSRIKLRTI
- a CDS encoding NUDIX domain-containing protein, giving the protein MFIVNVEGAVFKGDKWLIIKRSEKEEHAGGMLSLVGGKVDVEGNSQDILERTVKREILEEVDIEVKNKVTYLHNTSFVTDNGEHVINIVFLCEYAKGDAKPNCSDEVSDVLWMTYDEVMNHPDMPIWPKDSITHAENRLRELT
- a CDS encoding GNAT family N-acetyltransferase; the encoded protein is MYIRVATQKDLIIISSYEKIVQEESTVGYLKHYDDVPNIKSSFGGNSYYFVAIHQGKLQGWVLVGETIHPLLNEPTGIILELYILPTNRGKGYGKRLMTHSLSFLKQRGFKTAHLNVFSGNPAYNMYKALGFSDVSTAMEKRLN